The Burkholderia contaminans genome has a segment encoding these proteins:
- a CDS encoding zeta toxin family protein: MDTIPDVVMQRAYARVEREAIDGSREQAEPKAILIGGQPGAGKTAIARQAMGELNERGGAVLIDADRMRENLPQYSRLLREDPQHAADLTHADAGRWAGRLTTAASDVRRDLVVDGTMRNPDSLRNLARRLKDRGYTLEVRGVAMPADVSLTRAQMRTEREIATTGVGRVVNREQHDQAYAGMVETVALLEREKAVDRILIVDRHHREIYRNELHQGEWREPQAAAASIVHERERPMTRDEIAHHVQMLDDIRDARTGRGAPAPEIADISLRREQALRVPERDAQARVNGASADARPAPERGLRDVLRSMTRDVPNVGGHFPDPVAEEIAASRHLPALEARLRSHGMTHLTPLDAGASSVVLAADDKHVVRLGTGDLAVRPKIPEVLQPVASGTEGNLRYEIMPRADMRGVTSADVARTADALRQRGYHWSDQGVDNLGIVDGRVVVVDPGGIEPVRERAILPSARQPDQPKTEVEVDTARAPRRRTVDHARDAERGRAFDTLGRDQALALFPELDAAYHHLETRTSISTVPHSEIERANLSEQIHRGQLPEGDVPDDVSRRAIGLAGDYHNLILRDAQQLERHYRGEVLANSTHHSLVKIGQTVGIVYPRDRLSRDVEVGEQIAIQYSPDSALHQVRERDHEAERADRSHDHQLSIER, translated from the coding sequence ATGGACACTATTCCGGATGTCGTGATGCAGCGCGCGTATGCGCGAGTGGAGCGCGAGGCGATTGACGGCAGCCGCGAGCAAGCCGAGCCGAAGGCGATCCTCATCGGTGGCCAACCCGGTGCCGGCAAGACGGCCATTGCGCGTCAGGCGATGGGCGAACTCAACGAGCGCGGTGGTGCCGTTTTGATCGACGCCGATCGCATGAGGGAGAACCTGCCGCAGTACAGCCGGCTTCTTCGCGAGGATCCGCAACATGCAGCCGACCTGACGCATGCCGATGCTGGCCGGTGGGCGGGCCGGCTAACCACGGCCGCATCCGACGTGCGCCGTGATCTTGTGGTCGACGGCACGATGCGTAACCCCGATAGCCTGCGCAATCTGGCGCGGCGGCTCAAGGACCGCGGTTACACGCTGGAGGTTCGGGGCGTGGCCATGCCAGCGGACGTGTCGCTTACGCGTGCGCAGATGCGTACCGAGCGCGAAATCGCGACGACGGGCGTGGGACGGGTGGTCAATCGCGAGCAGCACGACCAGGCGTATGCCGGCATGGTGGAAACGGTCGCATTGCTCGAGCGTGAGAAGGCAGTGGATCGAATCCTGATCGTCGATCGGCATCACCGCGAGATATACCGCAACGAACTGCATCAGGGTGAATGGCGCGAGCCGCAAGCGGCCGCGGCGTCGATCGTGCATGAGCGCGAGCGTCCGATGACCCGCGACGAGATAGCCCATCACGTTCAAATGCTCGATGACATTCGTGACGCTCGTACAGGCCGAGGCGCGCCGGCGCCGGAGATTGCCGACATCTCGCTGCGTCGTGAGCAGGCGCTACGCGTCCCGGAGAGGGATGCGCAAGCACGGGTCAACGGAGCGTCTGCGGATGCGCGGCCGGCACCGGAGCGCGGCTTGCGCGACGTCCTCCGGTCGATGACGCGTGACGTGCCGAACGTCGGTGGCCACTTCCCCGATCCGGTCGCCGAGGAAATCGCTGCGTCGCGCCATCTGCCCGCCCTCGAGGCCAGGCTTCGCTCGCACGGGATGACTCACCTGACACCGCTGGACGCCGGCGCGTCGTCGGTCGTGCTGGCGGCCGACGACAAGCATGTGGTGCGGCTCGGAACCGGCGATCTTGCCGTTCGGCCAAAAATTCCCGAGGTCTTGCAGCCGGTGGCGAGCGGCACCGAAGGCAATCTGCGATACGAAATCATGCCCCGCGCCGATATGCGAGGCGTGACATCGGCCGACGTCGCGCGCACGGCCGACGCGCTTCGTCAGCGCGGATACCACTGGAGCGATCAGGGCGTCGACAATCTGGGCATCGTGGACGGTCGTGTGGTCGTCGTCGATCCGGGTGGCATAGAGCCGGTACGCGAACGGGCCATTCTGCCGTCTGCACGCCAACCGGATCAGCCAAAGACGGAGGTCGAAGTCGATACGGCGCGCGCGCCGCGCCGGCGTACCGTTGACCACGCGCGCGACGCGGAGCGCGGCCGCGCGTTCGACACGCTGGGCCGTGACCAGGCGCTCGCCCTCTTCCCCGAGCTCGACGCGGCCTACCACCACCTCGAAACGCGGACCTCGATCAGCACGGTTCCCCACAGCGAAATCGAACGCGCCAACCTGTCCGAACAGATCCATCGGGGCCAGCTACCCGAGGGTGACGTGCCGGACGATGTTTCGCGCCGGGCGATCGGCCTGGCCGGCGATTACCACAACCTGATTCTGCGCGATGCGCAGCAGTTGGAGCGCCACTACCGCGGTGAGGTGCTCGCCAACTCGACGCACCACTCGCTGGTCAAGATCGGTCAGACCGTTGGCATCGTCTATCCGCGCGATCGTCTGTCCCGCGATGTCGAGGTCGGCGAGCAGATCGCGATTCAGTATTCGCCGGACAGCGCGCTGCACCAGGTCAGGGAGCGCGATCACGAAGCGGAACGCGCAGACCGATCACACGACCACCAGCTTTCTATCGAGCGATAG
- a CDS encoding protein-disulfide reductase DsbD N-terminal domain-containing protein has protein sequence MTARTRVLHRLVVAVSLALLAWIVGGVLARQAHAQEFLSPEQAFRVRMTEERGAVVLHFAIADGYRLYGDRFRVASDDGRAHLGSIQHRAGKVVADPSAGRPVEVFEREVTLRVPVNAREMFGLTVTYQGCAINQICYPPMQRTFPVIAAALLSQSEASR, from the coding sequence ATGACCGCTCGAACTCGCGTTCTGCACCGTTTAGTCGTGGCCGTGTCGCTGGCGTTGCTTGCGTGGATCGTTGGCGGTGTCCTCGCTCGCCAGGCACACGCGCAGGAGTTTCTGTCGCCCGAGCAAGCGTTCCGCGTTCGCATGACCGAAGAACGTGGCGCTGTCGTCCTCCATTTTGCGATCGCTGACGGTTACCGACTTTACGGCGACCGCTTCCGGGTCGCGAGTGATGACGGCCGCGCGCACCTCGGTTCAATTCAGCACCGCGCCGGCAAGGTCGTCGCTGATCCGAGTGCTGGGCGTCCGGTTGAGGTGTTCGAGCGAGAAGTGACGTTGCGTGTGCCGGTCAATGCTCGCGAGATGTTCGGCCTCACGGTGACCTATCAAGGCTGTGCAATCAACCAGATCTGCTATCCGCCGATGCAGCGGACCTTTCCGGTGATTGCTGCTGCACTGCTGTCGCAGTCGGAGGCGTCGCGATGA
- a CDS encoding phospholipase D family protein produces MKFLLFLAITAGVGYYVLHDGPTPDLGNLSSSVGHFASSLKHPADNASHSESAGSGDHASVQFATSPDGQAEALVLSVIDSAQSELDVAAYELTNRRIVTHLIERARAGVQVRVVLDRSQLDGRGSKLADLVAAGIPVRIDMAVPLMHDKFIVADSDTTQTGSMNYTQAGANHNAENVLVIWHHATVAAAVRAAWARLWNESKPYPGV; encoded by the coding sequence ATGAAGTTTCTCCTCTTCCTCGCGATCACGGCCGGTGTCGGCTACTACGTGCTGCATGACGGGCCGACGCCGGATCTCGGCAATTTGTCGTCGTCCGTTGGGCATTTTGCGAGCTCTCTGAAGCACCCAGCCGACAACGCCTCACATTCTGAAAGCGCAGGCTCTGGCGACCACGCCTCCGTCCAATTCGCGACTTCACCCGACGGCCAGGCCGAGGCGCTCGTGCTGAGCGTGATCGACAGCGCGCAGTCGGAGCTCGACGTCGCCGCTTACGAGCTCACCAATCGTCGCATCGTTACCCATCTGATCGAGCGCGCCCGCGCTGGTGTCCAGGTCCGTGTCGTCCTCGACCGCTCCCAGCTTGACGGCCGCGGCTCGAAGCTCGCGGATCTCGTCGCGGCCGGAATACCGGTTCGCATCGACATGGCCGTACCGCTCATGCACGACAAGTTCATCGTCGCTGATAGCGATACGACCCAGACAGGCTCGATGAACTACACGCAGGCCGGTGCCAATCACAACGCTGAAAACGTCCTCGTCATCTGGCATCACGCCACGGTCGCCGCAGCCGTGCGCGCCGCGTGGGCGCGCCTATGGAATGAATCGAAGCCTTACCCAGGTGTTTGA
- the bamE gene encoding outer membrane protein assembly factor BamE domain-containing protein has product MKFTKNTLLIVALSATALLAGCATTGNEHLESATQSSVQAQIQQGKSTKQDVQDAFGSPNKTTFTDSGLEIWTYELAHATPHAINFVPIVGAFAHGADVRKKTLTVLFDDSGVVKKYTFAETTDVAKGGIGQ; this is encoded by the coding sequence ATGAAATTCACGAAGAACACGCTCCTGATCGTCGCGTTGTCGGCCACTGCGTTACTTGCCGGTTGCGCCACCACTGGCAACGAGCACCTCGAATCCGCGACGCAATCAAGCGTTCAGGCCCAAATCCAGCAGGGCAAGAGCACGAAGCAGGACGTTCAGGATGCTTTCGGTTCACCGAACAAGACCACATTCACCGATTCGGGTCTCGAGATCTGGACATACGAGCTGGCGCACGCCACGCCGCACGCTATCAACTTCGTCCCGATCGTCGGTGCGTTTGCACATGGCGCTGACGTGCGGAAGAAGACGTTGACAGTGCTGTTCGACGACAGCGGGGTCGTCAAGAAATACACGTTTGCCGAGACCACCGACGTGGCCAAGGGAGGCATCGGCCAGTAG